The following coding sequences are from one Xyrauchen texanus isolate HMW12.3.18 unplaced genomic scaffold, RBS_HiC_50CHRs HiC_scaffold_705, whole genome shotgun sequence window:
- the LOC127642576 gene encoding uncharacterized protein LOC127642576 — MREVGRLLLEARKITRLRSMVDFIIPANFKQVISAVKVVSGYDEEKNCYRIPSLALKLGHSLNKICSIVESNAMMYGDHQRAECARDFRKIHQARWNEYISAGALTTLKEAKWNTPQIIPFTQDVKVLHAHLEKKHKQFLSKLRNCPSAKSYSALAKVTLTQVILFNRRREGEVSRMLLAAFKSRDSSELHEDLAICLSEFERKLCLHFTRVEIRGKRGRKVPVLLKPSMVSAMELLVETREVCEVPAENPFLFARSGAMPAYRGGECIYRAAQECGIKNPEALSSTKLRKHIATMSKILNLDENEADQLADFLGHDIRIHRQYYRLPEGTLQLAKMSKVLLAMEKGTLSDFKGKTLDEIEIDPNEQFEPLVNDMSSDEEDCSDPSQSASPEETAQLSGSQKDQSSLKAPKRKWEDIEVKAIERHMMRFIKTCKVPGKQDCERCIEAEPEALKERTWTGLKNYVRNRITTLKKKGAL; from the exons ATGAGAGAAGTTGGCAGACTTCTTCTTGAAGCAAGGAAGATTACTCGGCTAAGATCTATGGTGGACTTCATCATTCCAGCAAATTTCAAACAAGTCATTTCAGCTGTTAAAGTTGTATCTGGCTATGATGAAGAGAAAAACTGCTACCGCATTCCCTCTCTAGCTCTCAAACTTGGTCATTCTTTAAACAAGATCTGTAGTATTGTTGAGAGCAATGCCATGATGTACGGAGACCATCAACGTGCTGAGTGTGCTCGAGACTTCAGAAAAATACACCAGGCAAGATGGAACGAATACATTTCTGCTGGtgctttaactactttaaaagaAGCCAAGTGGAACACGCCTCAGATCATTCCTTTCACTCAAGATGTCAAAGTTCTGCATGCACATCtggaaaagaaacacaaacagttCCTAAGCAAGCTCAGAAACTGCCCATCGGCAAAAAGCTATTCAGCTCTTGCTAAGGTCACATTGACGCAAGTCATcctgttcaacagaagaagagAAGGTGAGGTATCACGAATGCTTTTGGCAGCTTTTAAAAGCAGGGATTCTTCTGAGCTACATGAAGACCTAGCGATCTGTCTTTCGGAGTTCGAGAGAAAGTTGTGTCTGCACTTCACCCGAGTTGAGATCCGTGGTAAACGAGGGAGAAAGGTTCCTGTGCTTCTCAAGCCTTCAATGGTTTCTGCCATGGAGCTGCTTGTTGAAACACGTGAGGTTTGTGAAGTCCCAGCTGAGAATCCTTTTCTGTTTGCCAGATCAGGAGCAATGCCTGCATACCGAGGAGGAGAGTGCATTTACAGAGCTGCTCAGGAATGTGGCATAAAGAATCCAGAAGCACTGTCATCAACTAAGCTGAGGAAACACATAGCAACCATGTCAAAAATCTTGAACCTTGATGAGAACGAAGCAGATCAATTGGCTGATTTCCTCGGTCATGATATCAGAATCCACAGACAATATTACCGCTTACCGGAGGGGACGCTGCAGCTGGCAAAGATGAGCAAGGTCTTGTTAGCAATGGAAAAGGGAACACTCTCAGACTTCAAAGGAAAGACGCTTGATGAGATTGAAATTGACCCAAATG AACAATTTGAACCCCTCGTTAATGATATGTCAAGTGATGAGGAGGATTGCAGCGACCCATCTCAGTCAGCATCCCCAGAAGAGACGGCTCAACTGTCTGGATCACAAAAGGATCAAA GTTCTTTAAaggctccaaaaagaaaatgggAGGACATTGAGGTAAAAGCAATAGAAAGGCACATGATGAGGTTCATCAAGACATGCAAAGTTCCTGGTAAGCAAGACTGTGAAAGATGCATTGAAGCAGAGCCAGAGGCTTTGAAGGAGCGAACATGGACTGGCCTGAAAAACTATGTGCGAAACAGGATCACAACTCTCAAAAAAAAGGGTGCTTTGTAG